One Candidatus Blochmannia vicinus DNA window includes the following coding sequences:
- the ureC gene encoding urease subunit alpha encodes MSSILSRHEYASLFGPTIGDSVRLADTELWIKVEKDFTVYGEEVKFGGGKVIRDGMGQGQMSSKDCVDLVLTNVIIIDYWGIVKADIGINNGRITGIGKSGNPDVQPDVTIFIGPGTDVISAEGKIVTAGGIDSHIHFICPQQVEEGLCSGITTFIGGGTGPTTGSNATTCTPGPWFLSRMLQVADSLPVNVGLTGKGSASLPMALEEQIIAGAIGLKIHEDWGATPAAIDCCLNVADNFDVQVSIHTDTLNESGFVEDTLSAIKGRTIHAYHTEGAGGGHSPDIIRICGFNNVLPSSTNPTMPYTINTIDEHLDMMMVCHNLNPNLPEDMAFSESRIRKETIAAEDILHDLGALSMISSDSQAMGRVGEVILRTWQTAHKMKLQRGSLSGDDKYNDNIRVKRYIAKYTINPAITHGISHEVGSIETGKLADLVLWSPVFFGVKPEMIIKGGMINSATMGDPNASIPTPQPVHYRLMFGAHGNARHATRMTFVSKVAYHSELINRLKLTSLIGEAYKCRDIQKKHMINNSWQPMIEVDPQTYQVRANGELLTCEPSYSLPMSQRYFLF; translated from the coding sequence ATGAGTAGTATATTATCTAGACATGAGTATGCTTCTTTATTCGGACCAACTATAGGTGATTCGGTGCGATTAGCTGATACCGAATTGTGGATAAAAGTAGAAAAAGATTTTACTGTATATGGAGAAGAAGTAAAATTTGGAGGAGGTAAAGTTATACGAGATGGTATGGGTCAAGGGCAAATGAGTAGTAAAGATTGTGTTGATTTAGTATTAACTAATGTAATAATTATTGATTATTGGGGGATAGTAAAAGCAGATATTGGTATAAATAATGGTCGTATAACAGGTATTGGTAAATCGGGAAATCCAGATGTACAGCCAGATGTGACAATATTTATTGGACCTGGTACAGATGTAATATCGGCAGAAGGTAAAATAGTTACTGCCGGAGGTATTGACTCTCACATTCATTTTATTTGTCCTCAACAAGTAGAAGAAGGATTATGTTCTGGAATTACTACATTTATTGGAGGAGGTACTGGACCAACAACAGGAAGTAATGCAACAACTTGTACCCCAGGTCCTTGGTTTTTATCTCGTATGCTACAGGTAGCAGATTCCTTGCCTGTTAATGTCGGACTTACTGGTAAAGGTAGCGCCTCTTTACCTATGGCTTTAGAAGAGCAAATAATTGCTGGGGCTATTGGTTTAAAGATTCACGAAGATTGGGGGGCAACACCTGCAGCTATTGATTGTTGTTTAAATGTAGCCGATAATTTTGATGTTCAAGTTTCTATACATACTGACACTTTAAACGAATCAGGATTTGTTGAAGATACGTTATCTGCGATTAAAGGAAGAACAATACATGCTTATCATACTGAAGGTGCAGGTGGCGGACATTCACCAGATATCATACGAATATGCGGATTTAATAACGTATTACCATCATCTACTAATCCTACTATGCCTTATACTATTAATACAATAGATGAACATTTAGATATGATGATGGTTTGTCATAATCTTAATCCTAATCTTCCTGAAGATATGGCGTTTTCAGAATCTAGAATTCGTAAAGAGACAATCGCTGCTGAAGATATTTTACATGATCTTGGAGCTTTATCTATGATTTCTTCTGATTCTCAAGCCATGGGGCGAGTTGGAGAAGTTATTCTACGTACTTGGCAAACAGCTCATAAGATGAAATTACAAAGGGGTTCATTATCAGGTGATGACAAATATAATGATAATATTCGTGTAAAACGGTATATTGCTAAATATACAATTAATCCAGCAATAACCCATGGTATTTCTCATGAGGTTGGTTCCATTGAAACAGGAAAATTAGCAGATTTAGTGTTATGGTCTCCTGTTTTTTTTGGAGTTAAACCAGAAATGATAATTAAAGGCGGTATGATTAATTCTGCAACTATGGGAGATCCTAATGCTTCTATACCCACTCCACAACCAGTACATTATCGATTAATGTTTGGAGCACATGGTAATGCAAGACATGCGACACGAATGACGTTTGTGTCTAAAGTTGCTTATCATTCAGAATTAATAAATCGTTTAAAGTTGACTAGTTTAATTGGCGAAGCTTATAAGTGCAGAGATATTCAAAAAAAACATATGATTAATAATTCCTGGCAACCAATGATTGAGGTAGATCCTCAGACTTACCAAGTACGTGCAAATGGAGAATTATTAACTTGTGAACCTTCATATTCATTGCCTATGTCGCAACGTTATTTTTTATTTTAG
- a CDS encoding urease subunit beta: protein MIPGELFISDGDIELNVGRQRVLVTVVNYGDRPIQIGSHFHFYEVNTALKFNRVIVRGFRLNIPSGTAIRFEPGQSRTVDLVKYAGVCKIYGFCKAIMGKLD, encoded by the coding sequence ATGATACCAGGTGAATTATTTATTTCTGATGGGGATATAGAATTGAATGTTGGACGACAGCGGGTATTAGTAACTGTTGTTAATTATGGAGATAGACCGATACAGATTGGTTCCCATTTTCATTTTTATGAAGTTAATACTGCTTTAAAATTTAATAGAGTTATTGTTCGTGGGTTTCGTTTAAATATTCCGTCTGGTACAGCAATTCGTTTTGAGCCAGGGCAGTCTAGAACTGTAGATCTTGTAAAATATGCAGGTGTATGTAAAATTTATGGATTTTGTAAAGCTATTATGGGTAAATTGGATTAA
- a CDS encoding urease subunit gamma yields the protein MKLLPREKDKLLLFTAALLAERRRNRGLKLNYPEAIALISSVILEGAREGKNVAELMDIGRNILTRDEVMVGVPEMITNVQVEATFIDGTKLVTIHDPII from the coding sequence ATGAAGCTATTACCCCGTGAAAAAGACAAATTATTATTATTTACAGCGGCATTGTTAGCAGAGAGGCGTCGTAATCGAGGTTTAAAATTAAATTATCCAGAAGCAATAGCGTTGATTAGTTCTGTAATTTTAGAAGGAGCGCGTGAAGGAAAAAATGTTGCTGAATTAATGGATATAGGCAGGAATATATTAACCAGAGACGAAGTCATGGTGGGAGTGCCTGAAATGATTACTAATGTACAAGTAGAAGCTACCTTTATTGATGGCACCAAATTGGTTACAATACATGACCCGATAATTTAA
- a CDS encoding urease accessory protein UreD, with translation MNNKLSQNFIDGWLGELELNFALRKGRSVLTKCKHTGPFYVKKSFYSKNDNTPHVYLLHPPGGLVGGDKLILDVKLESGSRALLTTPGSSKFYRSNGIRAVQKHIFTLDRNTALEWVPQSSIFFPKTKAKIDTTFILEQESKIISFEMSCFVNSSLGICVYPEEVDIFLNICLSNSVGLQERLQINESNCIVKLGGFKISALLFAIPSDEKILDIVRKLITSVKYFQVGGATLLDNILVVRLLGNDNQCLKKLLCNIWYTIRPFVIGRKMVLPRIWLT, from the coding sequence ATGAATAATAAATTATCTCAGAATTTTATTGATGGTTGGTTAGGAGAGTTGGAGTTAAATTTTGCTTTGCGGAAGGGTCGCAGTGTGCTTACTAAATGTAAACACACTGGTCCTTTTTATGTAAAAAAGAGTTTTTATTCAAAAAATGATAATACCCCACATGTATATTTATTGCATCCTCCTGGTGGATTAGTTGGAGGTGATAAATTGATACTAGATGTTAAATTAGAATCAGGAAGTAGAGCATTATTAACGACACCTGGTTCTTCTAAATTTTATCGTAGTAATGGTATCCGAGCGGTTCAGAAGCATATATTTACATTAGATCGTAATACTGCTTTGGAATGGGTCCCTCAAAGCAGTATTTTTTTTCCTAAAACAAAAGCAAAAATAGATACTACTTTTATCTTAGAACAAGAATCTAAAATAATATCATTTGAAATGTCATGTTTTGTAAATTCATCATTAGGTATTTGTGTATATCCCGAAGAAGTAGATATTTTTTTAAATATTTGTTTGTCTAATTCTGTTGGTTTACAGGAAAGATTGCAGATTAATGAATCGAATTGTATTGTGAAATTAGGTGGATTTAAAATAAGTGCTTTACTTTTTGCAATTCCATCAGATGAAAAAATATTAGATATAGTGCGTAAACTTATTACATCGGTTAAATATTTTCAAGTAGGAGGTGCTACTTTATTAGACAACATTCTTGTAGTGCGATTATTAGGTAATGATAATCAATGTTTAAAAAAATTGCTTTGTAATATTTGGTATACTATACGTCCTTTTGTAATAGGAAGAAAAATGGTGCTACCTCGTATTTGGTTGACATAA
- the guaA gene encoding glutamine-hydrolyzing GMP synthase yields MVALSNKIDHNIKCSDHRILVIDFGSQYTQLLLRRIRELGVYSELFSWNISESQIYSFNPSGIILSGGPHSVADLHFPSIPEFVFQLGIPIFGICYGMQVMSKQLGGEVKHLTTQREFGRTRITLVTESILTSDMCDYVDDITGHSVLDVWMSHGDIVTTIPQDFTVIGINKYQQVAVMANEDRRLYGVQFHPEVTHTKKGKNILERFVMRICSCKSSWKIANIIDNIVMDIRMKVGNDKVILGFSGGIDSLVTALLLRRAVGCQFICIFVDNGLLLHREFDRIKDFCDKNYDLKIIYVSKEQLFLDALIGIIDPEEKRKIIGKIFTEVFEEQIRNLVPIKWLVQGTIYSDIIESGMSLSYFKNVIKSHHNVGCFSGIMNVKLLEPIRNLFKDEVRSIGLELGIPRSIVYRYPFPGPGLAIRILGEVKREYCDILRKVDFIFIEELKRDNLYYNISQAFAVFLPIHSVGIQGDLRKYEWVVSLRAVETIDFMTARWAYLPYEFLNKVSNRIVNEVEGISRVVYDISSKPPATIEWE; encoded by the coding sequence ATGGTTGCTTTAAGTAATAAAATAGATCATAACATAAAATGTAGTGATCATCGTATTTTAGTAATAGATTTTGGATCTCAATATACTCAATTGTTGTTAAGAAGAATCCGTGAGTTAGGTGTATATTCTGAACTTTTTTCCTGGAATATTAGTGAGTCACAAATATATTCATTTAATCCTAGTGGCATTATTCTTTCGGGGGGCCCCCATAGTGTTGCTGATCTGCATTTTCCGTCTATTCCTGAATTCGTATTTCAATTAGGTATACCCATATTTGGCATTTGTTATGGTATGCAGGTTATGTCAAAACAGTTAGGCGGAGAAGTAAAGCATTTAACAACTCAACGTGAGTTTGGTCGTACTCGAATAACACTTGTTACTGAAAGTATTCTGACAAGTGATATGTGTGATTATGTTGATGATATTACAGGTCATTCGGTACTAGATGTGTGGATGAGTCATGGAGATATAGTTACTACTATTCCTCAAGATTTTACTGTTATTGGTATTAATAAATATCAGCAAGTTGCTGTTATGGCTAATGAGGATCGGCGTTTATATGGTGTACAATTTCATCCGGAAGTTACTCACACTAAAAAAGGTAAAAATATCTTAGAACGTTTTGTCATGCGTATTTGTTCTTGCAAATCTTCATGGAAGATAGCTAATATTATTGATAATATTGTTATGGATATTCGTATGAAGGTGGGTAATGATAAAGTAATACTAGGATTTTCAGGTGGAATTGATTCTCTTGTTACAGCTTTATTGTTGCGACGCGCAGTTGGTTGTCAGTTCATTTGTATTTTTGTTGATAATGGGTTATTATTACATCGTGAATTTGATCGAATTAAGGATTTTTGTGATAAAAATTATGATTTAAAAATAATTTATGTGTCAAAAGAACAACTGTTTTTAGATGCTTTAATTGGGATTATTGATCCAGAGGAAAAAAGAAAGATAATTGGAAAAATTTTTACAGAAGTGTTTGAAGAACAAATTCGTAATTTAGTGCCTATAAAATGGTTAGTTCAAGGTACTATATATTCAGATATCATTGAATCTGGTATGTCTTTGTCTTATTTTAAAAATGTAATTAAGTCGCATCATAATGTAGGTTGTTTTTCAGGAATTATGAATGTTAAGTTACTAGAGCCTATAAGAAACTTGTTTAAGGATGAGGTTCGTAGTATTGGATTAGAATTAGGGATCCCTCGCAGTATAGTATATCGTTATCCATTTCCAGGTCCTGGTTTGGCAATTAGAATCTTAGGAGAAGTAAAGAGAGAATATTGTGATATTTTGCGTAAGGTAGATTTTATTTTTATTGAAGAACTTAAGCGTGATAATTTGTATTATAATATTAGTCAAGCTTTTGCAGTTTTCTTGCCAATACATTCAGTAGGTATACAAGGAGATCTACGTAAGTATGAATGGGTAGTTTCTTTGCGTGCAGTAGAAACCATTGATTTTATGACGGCACGTTGGGCTTATCTTCCTTATGAGTTTTTGAATAAAGTATCCAATCGTATTGTTAATGAGGTTGAGGGAATCTCTCGTGTAGTGTATGATATTTCCTCTAAACCTCCGGCTACTATTGAATGGGAATAA
- the guaB gene encoding IMP dehydrogenase: MVSFDKEALTFDDVLIIPSHSKVLPTETVLDSLITNSISLHIPIASSAMDTVTESGLAIALAQEGGIGFIHKNMSLEQQINEVRRVKRYESGIVANPQCVAPDTTLLRVKELTSRNGFAGYPVVIDTNKLVGIITGRDVRFASDLSNYVSSVMTPKERLVTVLEKENRKIVLRKMHDKRVEKILLIDSLFNLKGMITAKDFEKAERKPYACKDDYGRLRVGAAVGTGNDCIERVMGLVNAGIDVLLVDSSHGHSDGVLKCITAIRKIYPDLPVVGGNVVTKDGALALVESGVSAVKVGVGPGSICTTRIVTGVGIPQITAISDVAEALKNTDIPIIADGGIRFSGDIAKAIAAGAHCVMIGSLLAGTEESPGDIEFYQGRSFKTYRGMGSLGAMNKGSADRYFQQQGNDVASCKLVPEGIEGRVPYKGKLETVVHQLMGGLRSCMGLTGCMTIHDLRTQTKFVRVSYSGIRESHVHDVIITKESPNYRLK; the protein is encoded by the coding sequence ATGGTTTCTTTTGATAAAGAAGCTTTGACTTTTGACGATGTGCTTATTATACCATCTCATTCGAAAGTACTTCCTACGGAGACGGTTCTAGATAGTTTGATAACTAATTCTATTTCTTTGCATATCCCTATTGCGTCTTCGGCTATGGATACGGTAACAGAATCGGGTTTAGCTATTGCTTTAGCGCAAGAAGGTGGCATAGGTTTTATTCATAAAAATATGTCTTTGGAGCAACAAATTAATGAAGTGCGTCGTGTTAAACGTTATGAAAGTGGAATAGTGGCTAATCCACAATGTGTTGCTCCTGATACAACTTTATTACGAGTAAAAGAATTGACCTCTCGTAATGGGTTTGCTGGTTATCCTGTTGTAATAGATACGAATAAACTAGTAGGAATAATCACAGGTCGGGATGTTAGGTTTGCAAGTGATTTATCAAATTATGTTTCTTCTGTTATGACCCCTAAAGAGCGTTTAGTTACAGTATTAGAAAAAGAAAACCGAAAAATAGTACTAAGAAAAATGCATGACAAAAGAGTAGAAAAAATTTTATTAATTGATTCTTTATTTAATCTTAAAGGTATGATCACTGCAAAAGATTTTGAAAAAGCAGAACGAAAACCATATGCATGCAAAGATGATTACGGACGCCTGCGTGTTGGTGCTGCTGTCGGAACAGGAAATGATTGCATAGAACGTGTTATGGGGCTAGTTAATGCCGGGATAGATGTGTTATTAGTTGATTCTTCTCATGGGCATTCAGATGGGGTTTTGAAATGTATTACAGCGATTCGTAAAATATACCCTGATTTACCTGTTGTGGGAGGTAATGTTGTTACTAAAGATGGTGCTTTAGCGTTAGTAGAATCTGGCGTTAGTGCTGTGAAAGTTGGTGTTGGACCTGGTTCTATTTGTACGACCCGTATTGTTACTGGTGTAGGAATTCCTCAAATTACAGCTATTTCTGATGTAGCAGAAGCATTAAAAAATACAGATATTCCGATTATTGCAGATGGGGGTATTAGATTTTCCGGAGATATTGCCAAAGCAATAGCTGCAGGTGCTCATTGTGTTATGATTGGTTCGTTACTGGCGGGAACAGAAGAATCGCCAGGAGATATAGAATTTTATCAAGGTAGGTCTTTTAAAACTTACCGTGGAATGGGTTCTTTAGGAGCTATGAATAAAGGATCTGCTGATCGTTATTTTCAACAACAAGGAAATGATGTTGCTTCTTGTAAATTGGTACCGGAAGGTATAGAGGGACGTGTTCCTTATAAAGGTAAGTTGGAAACTGTTGTGCATCAATTAATGGGAGGTTTACGATCCTGTATGGGTTTAACAGGTTGTATGACTATTCATGATTTAAGAACACAGACTAAATTTGTTCGTGTGAGTTATTCTGGCATACGGGAAAGTCATGTGCATGATGTAATTATAACAAAAGAATCCCCCAATTATCGTTTAAAATAA
- a CDS encoding malate:quinone oxidoreductase, whose translation MFLTILEPTWKIHIYERLDEPARESSNVWNNAGTGHAAFCELNYTQYNYKDCSVDISKASLTATAFEMSTEQSL comes from the coding sequence ATGTTTTTGACAATTCTTGAGCCAACTTGGAAAATTCATATATATGAACGTCTTGATGAGCCGGCACGAGAAAGTTCTAATGTATGGAACAATGCTGGGACTGGACATGCGGCATTTTGCGAACTTAATTATACTCAATATAATTATAAAGATTGTTCTGTTGACATTTCAAAAGCTTCATTAACAGCAACAGCTTTTGAAATGTCAACAGAACAATCTTTATAA
- the mqo gene encoding malate dehydrogenase (quinone) translates to MSNIVVVNNKQHHLVKIESSVDVLLVGAGIMSTTFAMFLTILEPTWKIHIYERLDEPARESSNVWNNAGTGHAAFCELNYTQYNYKDCSVDISKAVAVNEAFEMSRQFWAYLVQTKALNNPSSFINNVPHMSFVWGEENVSFLKKRFQALQSSILFSGMMYSEDFQQIHKWVPLIINGRNVSQKIAVTRMEMGTDINFGALTQQLLSELKKSLNFKLYLQHDVYRIKHSFDKTWDIHIIDRCHSQKKCVRSNYVFIGAGGKSISLLQSSGVPEVRGYAGFPVGGQFLVTRNKKIVAQHLAKVYGKAPVNAPPMSVPHIDTRILDGNKILLFGPFATFSSKFLKYGSWLDLFHSLNKHNLIPIFQAGIDNFDLLRYLISQLIMSDMQRIDALREYYPEVNSSDWTLVKAGQRVQIIKRNNEERGILQFGTEVISSNDGTLSALLGASPGASTVVSIILELLRTMFNSKINSDSWKNIIIDMIPSYTRKLDGNIALLNKIRRYTCNVLELNYMEATDSKNMGKNGY, encoded by the coding sequence ATGAGTAATATTGTAGTTGTGAATAATAAACAACATCACTTGGTTAAAATTGAATCTTCTGTGGATGTATTGTTGGTTGGTGCTGGTATTATGAGCACTACTTTTGCTATGTTTTTGACAATTCTTGAGCCAACTTGGAAAATTCATATATATGAACGTCTTGATGAGCCGGCACGAGAAAGTTCTAATGTATGGAACAATGCTGGGACTGGACATGCGGCATTTTGCGAACTTAATTATACTCAATATAATTATAAAGATTGTTCTGTTGACATTTCAAAAGCTGTTGCTGTTAATGAAGCTTTTGAAATGTCGCGTCAGTTTTGGGCGTATTTAGTGCAAACAAAAGCTCTTAATAATCCGAGTTCTTTTATTAACAATGTGCCACATATGAGTTTTGTTTGGGGAGAAGAGAATGTTTCCTTTTTAAAGAAACGTTTTCAAGCATTGCAAAGTAGTATTTTGTTTAGTGGTATGATGTATTCTGAAGATTTTCAGCAAATTCATAAGTGGGTTCCTCTTATTATTAATGGACGTAATGTATCTCAAAAAATAGCGGTTACTCGTATGGAGATGGGTACGGATATTAATTTTGGAGCACTTACTCAACAGTTATTGAGTGAGTTGAAAAAAAGTTTAAATTTTAAATTATATTTACAACATGATGTATATCGTATAAAACATAGTTTTGATAAAACTTGGGATATTCATATTATTGATCGATGCCATAGTCAAAAAAAGTGTGTTCGTTCAAATTATGTATTTATAGGGGCTGGAGGGAAATCAATTAGTCTTTTGCAAAGTTCTGGCGTTCCGGAAGTTAGGGGGTATGCTGGATTTCCGGTAGGCGGTCAGTTTTTAGTTACGAGAAATAAGAAGATAGTTGCACAACATTTGGCGAAAGTATATGGAAAAGCACCTGTTAATGCTCCCCCAATGTCGGTACCTCATATAGATACTAGAATATTGGATGGCAATAAGATTTTATTATTTGGTCCGTTTGCTACTTTTAGTAGTAAATTTTTAAAATATGGATCATGGTTAGATTTATTTCATTCTTTAAATAAACATAATTTAATTCCAATATTTCAAGCTGGGATAGATAATTTTGATTTGTTGAGGTATTTAATTAGTCAATTAATTATGTCGGATATGCAACGTATTGATGCGCTTAGAGAATATTATCCTGAAGTTAACTCATCGGATTGGACTTTAGTTAAAGCAGGACAGCGTGTGCAAATTATTAAAAGGAATAATGAAGAAAGAGGTATATTACAATTTGGAACAGAGGTGATTAGTTCTAATGATGGAACTTTGTCGGCACTTCTTGGCGCATCTCCGGGAGCATCTACTGTAGTTTCAATAATATTAGAACTTTTAAGAACGATGTTTAATAGTAAAATTAATAGTGATTCTTGGAAAAATATAATTATAGACATGATACCATCATATACCAGAAAGTTAGATGGGAATATTGCTTTGTTGAATAAAATTAGACGGTATACTTGTAATGTTCTGGAATTAAATTATATGGAAGCAACAGATAGTAAAAATATGGGGAAGAATGGGTATTAA